Proteins from one Montipora foliosa isolate CH-2021 unplaced genomic scaffold, ASM3666993v2 scaffold_391, whole genome shotgun sequence genomic window:
- the LOC137987847 gene encoding uncharacterized protein, which yields MEPNPFTKQIKASSCEVRDIILEGSKPFQIGLQLNLPRKTVSNIVDRFVCTESIQPGIGGNRLRTARTDDVVLYTEFCKRQRPSMYATEVQKQLIENQVVLQANLPSQASISCVLTSDLGYSYKKMKIVPKESLTDNAQERLDEYLTVCSACDPRNMHFFDESSVIKTTGNKNYGHAPVGQGAVEIQRYASNATYTVNLLHSIFGVGHVNILPGPSNGLELLNFFAEVLQEQDIFGNSLLKQGDLVIMDNCGFRHARHVEPLLQNILGLSGVDLVFQPPYHPVYNTCEHCFRFLKSWLRKNSELAEHHTEVAIYDALSKITAGMSRNFFRHCGYTD from the coding sequence ATGGAGCCTAATCCTTTTACTAAACAGATAAAGGCATCGTCGTGTGAGGTCCGTGACATAATCCTAGAGGGTTCCAAACCATTCCAAATAGGGCTGCAGTTAAATTTACCGAGAAAGACAGTTTCAAATATTGTTGATCGGTTCGTATGTACAGAAAGCATTCAACCAGGAATTGGTGGGAACAGGTTACGAACAGCAAGAACGGATGATGTTGTCTTGTACACGGAGTTTTGTAAACGTCAAAGGCCAAGTATGTATGCTACAGAAGTACAAAAGCAGTTAATCGAAAATCAGGTTGTCTTGCAGGCTAACCTGCCATCTCAAGCTTCGATAAGTTGTGTATTGACAAGCGATTTGGGCTACTCGTACAAAAAGATGAAAATAGTTCCAAAAGAGAGTTTGACTGACAACGCTCAAGAGAGACTTGACGAATATTTAACTGTTTGCAGTGCATGTGATCCAAGGAATATGCACTTCTTTGACGAAAGCTCCGTGATTAAAACAAcgggaaataaaaattacggtCACGCACCTGTTGGGCAAGGCGCCGTCGAAATTCAGCGTTATGCATCCAACGCAACTTACACAGTGAACTTGCTTCACAGCATTTTTGGAGTTGGCCACGTAAACATACTGCCTGGACCTTCAAACGGTTTGGAGTTACTCAATTTCTTCGCCGAGGTGTTGCAAGAACAGGACATTTTTGGAAACTCTTTGCTTAAACAAGGGGACCTAGTCATAATGGACAATTGTGGTTTCCGTCACGCTCGTCACGTAGAACCTCTGTTGCAAAATATTCTTGGCTTGAGTGGAGTTGATTTAGTATTTCAGCCTCCATACCATCCAGTCTACAATACATGTGAGCACTGCTTTAGGTTTTTGAAGAGCTGGCTGCGCAAGAACTCGGAACTTGCCGAACATCACACTGAAGTGGCAATTTATGATGCATTAAGCAAAATAACCGCGGGGATGTCAAGAAATTTCTTCAGGCACTGTGGCTACACTGACTAA